From the genome of Vicia villosa cultivar HV-30 ecotype Madison, WI linkage group LG2, Vvil1.0, whole genome shotgun sequence, one region includes:
- the LOC131648762 gene encoding uncharacterized protein LOC131648762: protein MSVLVNGSPTKEFEVYRGLRQGDLLSPFLYVIAAEGLPGLVRKFIEMEEFASFDIRGECSVDILQFADDTLMVGEGSWKHRLSSLLQGVSVGAMGGWIDGNWEWGDFGISEARLMEKDLVGRIIMLRENLSHYLGPKETLEKDEVWWEGSVGAEFTVASCYEFLERNIIPYGPYGKHDEAFHFLWKAEVPFKVKAFAWRLLLDKLPTKELLVRRGEGWQESCGLACNDLVFMGIKEWDVLSGGGLEFQ, encoded by the exons ATGTCGGTTCTTGTCAATGGAAGCCCTACTAAAGAGTTTGAAGTTTATAGAGGATTGAGACAAGGTGATCTCTTGTCACCTTTTCTTTATGTCATAGCGGCGGAGGGATTACCGGGATTGGTGAGGaaatttattgaaatggaggagTTTGCTAGTTTTGATATTAGAGGGGAGTGTTCGGTGgatatccttcaatttgcggacgacacttTAATGGTGGGGGAAGGGTCTTGGAAGCAT CGACTTTCTTCTCTTTTACAAGGGGTTTCGGTTGGGGCGATGGGAGGATGGATTGATGGCAATTGGGAGTGGGGTGATTTTGGTATATCCGAAGCAaggttgatggagaaggatttggtggGGAGGATTATAATGTTGCGGGAGAATCTATCGCATTATTTAGGGCCGAAGGAAACGCTTGAGAAGGATGAAGTGTGGTGGGAAGGGAGTGTAGGAGCGGAATTCACGGTGGCATCTTGTTATGAATTCTTGGAGAGGAACATAATACCTTACGGACCTTATGGAAAACATGACGAGGCTTTCCATTTTTTGTGGAAAGCGGAAGTACCTTTTAAAGTTAAGGCGTTCGCTTGGAGACTTCTTCTTGATAAGCTTCCTACGAAGGAGCTATTAGTTCGTAGAG GTGAAGGATGGCAAGAAAGTTGTGGTTTGGCTTGCAACGACTTGGTCTTTATGGGTATTAAGGAATGGGATGTGCTTTCGGGAGGAGGATTGGAATTTCAATGA